The proteins below are encoded in one region of Corvus hawaiiensis isolate bCorHaw1 chromosome 3, bCorHaw1.pri.cur, whole genome shotgun sequence:
- the EPAS1 gene encoding endothelial PAS domain-containing protein 1 isoform X1 encodes MSLPGGRTPEADCLAPSSAESSSERRKEKSRDAARCRRSKETEVFYELAHELPLPHNISSHLDKASIMRLAISFLRTHKLLSSVCADNENELEADQQMDNLYLKALEGFIAVVTQDGDMIFLSENVNKYMGLTQVELTGHSIFDFTHPCDHEEIRENLSLKNVLGLSSTNCSAMVDASLMVSAGPGFGKKSKETSTERDFFMRMKCTVTNRGRTVNLKSATWKVLHCTGQVKVYNTCPPHTLCGYKEPLLTCLIIMCEPIQHPSNIDIPLDSKTFLSRHSMDMKFTYCDDRITELIGYHPEELLGRSAYEFYHALDSESMTKSHQNLCTKGQVVTGQYRMLAKHGGYVWLETQGTVIYNTRNLQPQCIVCVNYVLSEIEKNDVVFSMDQTESLFKPHLLTMKTAYDSGIPATEKSDFLFTKLKEEPEELAQLAPTPGDAIISLDFGTQKFEEAPAFTNAVLIPNKAWPVEVKSHPAQGETLTIPSFTMPQIAPGSSTPSASSNSSCSTPSSPGDYYSSVNEDLKIEVIEKLFAMDTESKSQCTSQTDFSELDLETLAPYIPMDGEDFQLSPICQEEHPLSESAQNTQQSLSSMSTIFQPLTPTSQNQFLPEKYCPQLANEKMNSGHGSLSSVFFNNMSRSSLPPHHDQASTPLSSMGGRPNIQWPPDPPLEYVPAKWRLMDKYSGSLSSSPSGPPITSQRVPIYKKRPLDAFGQRGIDVNPARLALSNSLKLKRQLDYEEQALQQLSGGDPSVINPSHLMWKRMKFLKGENCSLVTEKKSLSTSVLTDEFFCNSRGLSQPMNQLQQQQQHQPTCESLGENLKAGAFPPLFYSSHCHDYSVQPAHKASGMTSRLLGPSFEPYLLPELTRYDCEVNVPVLGSSMLLQGSELLRALDQAT; translated from the exons tatgtGCTGACAATGAGAATGAACTAGAGGCAGACCAGCAGATGGACAACTTGTACCTGAAAGCTTTGGAGGGATTTATTGCCGTGGTGACACAGGATGGAGACATGATCTTTCTGTCAGAGAATGTCAACAAATATATGGGTCTTACCCAG GTGGAACTCACTGGACACAGCATTTTTGACTTCACTCATCCATGTGACCATGAAGAAATTCGAGAGAATCTGAGTCTGAAAAATG TTTTAGGTCTGAGCTCTACTAACTGCTCTGCAATGGTTGATGCATCTTTGATGGTCTCTGCAG GTCCAGGCTtcggaaagaaaagcaaagagacGTCAACTGAGCGGGACTTCTTCATGAGGATGAAATGCACTGTTACCAACAGAGGCAGAACTGTTAACCTCAAGTCTGCTACATGGAAG GTTTTGCACTGCACTGGACAAGTTAAAGTATATAACACTTGCCCTCCTCACACTCTGTGTGGGTATAAGGAGCCTCTTCTCACCTGCCTTATAATAATGTGTGAGCCTATTCAGCACCCTTCAAACATCGATATCCCCCTGGACAGCAAGACCTTCCTGAGTCGCCATAGCATGGACATGAAATTCACCTACTGTGATGACAG AATAACAGAGTTGATTGGATACCatccagaggagctgctgggtcGTTCAGCATATGAGTTCTACCATGCCTTGGATTCAGAGAGTATGACCAAGAGTCATCAGAACC TGTGTACAAAAGGTCAAGTAGTGACGGGCCAGTACCGTATGCTTGCCAAGCACGGGGGATACGTATGGCTGGAGACCCAAGGAACTGTGATTTACAACACCCGAAACCTACAGCCCCAGTGCATCGTCTGCGTCAACTACGTGCTGAG TGAAATTGAGAAGAACGATGTTGTGTTCTCCATGGACCAAACAGAATCACTCTTCAAGCCTCACCTGCTGACAATGAAGACTGCCTATGACAGCGGCATCCCTGCGACAGAGAAGAGTGACTTCTTGTTTACTAAGCTAAAGGAAGAACCAGAGGAACTTGCTCAGCTGGCACCAACACCTGGTGATGCCATtatttccctggattttg GAACACAGAAGTTTGAGGAAGCCCCTGCCTTCACCAATGCTGTTTTGATACCAAACAAAGCATGGCCAGTGGAAGTGAAAAGCCACCCTGCTCAAGGTGAAACACTGACAATACCATCCTTTACAATGCCTCAGATTGCACCTGGCAGCAGTACTCCAAGTGCAAGCAGCAACAGTAGCTGTTCCACG cccagcagcccaggaGATTATTACAGTTCTGTGAATGAAGATCTTAAGATCGAGGTGATTGAAAAACTTTTTGCCATGGACACTGAATCAAAAAGTCAGTGCACCTCCCAG ACTGACTTTAGTGAACTGGACCTTGAAACCTTGGCTCCTTACATTCCTATGGATGGAGAAGATTTCCAGCTCAGCCCCATCTGCCAAGAAGAACATCCTCTCTCTGAAAGTGCACAAAATACCCAGCAGAGTCTAAGTAGCATGAGTACCATCTTCCAACCCCTCACTCCTACTTCACAGAATCAGTTCCTCCCAGAGAAATATTGCCCACAGCtagcaaatgaaaaaatgaactcTGGTCATGGGTCCCTATCATCAGTGTTCTTCAACAATATGAGTAGGTCATCACTGCCACCACACCATGACCAAGCCAGCACTCCCCTGTCTTCGATGGGAGGAAGACCAAACATCCAGTGGCCACCTGATCCCCCATTAGAATATGTTCCTGCAAAATGGAGACTCATGGATAAATACTCAGGATCCCTATCAAGTTCCCCCTCGGGGCCACCAATAACTTCCCAGAGGGTGCCCATATATAAAAAAAG GCCCCTGGATGCTTTTGGACAACGAGGCATAGATGTAAACCCAGCAAGACTTGCTCTGTCCAACAGTTTGAAACTGAAGCGACAGCTGGATTATGAAGAACAAGCTTTGCAACAACTGAGTGGG GGAGATCCATCTGTCATTAACCCATCTCACTTAATGTGGAAGAGAATGAAATTTCTCAAGGGGGAAAACTGTTCCTTGGTTACAGAAAAGAAGTCTCTCAGCACAAGTGTTCTTACTG ATGAATTTTTCTGTAACTCGAGAGGTCTGAGCCAACCAATGAATCaactgcagcaacagcagcagcatcaacCCACCTGTGAAAGTCTGGGTGAGAATTTGAAAGCAGGAGCATTTCCCCCTCTGTTTTACAGCTCCCATTGTCACGACTACAGTGTCCAGCCAGCTCATAAAGCATCAG GTATGACGAGTCGCCTGCTGGGGCCCTCCTTTGAACCCTACTTGTTGCCTGAGCTGACGAGATATGACTGTGAGGTGAACGTGCCTGTGTTGGGCAGCTCgatgctgctgcagggcagcgAACTGCTCCGAGCACTGGACCAGGCGACCTGA
- the EPAS1 gene encoding endothelial PAS domain-containing protein 1 isoform X2 yields MSLPGGRTPEADCLAPSSAESSSERRKEKSRDAARCRRSKETEVFYELAHELPLPHNISSHLDKASIMRLAISFLRTHKLLSSVCADNENELEADQQMDNLYLKALEGFIAVVTQDGDMIFLSENVNKYMGLTQVELTGHSIFDFTHPCDHEEIRENLSLKNGPGFGKKSKETSTERDFFMRMKCTVTNRGRTVNLKSATWKVLHCTGQVKVYNTCPPHTLCGYKEPLLTCLIIMCEPIQHPSNIDIPLDSKTFLSRHSMDMKFTYCDDRITELIGYHPEELLGRSAYEFYHALDSESMTKSHQNLCTKGQVVTGQYRMLAKHGGYVWLETQGTVIYNTRNLQPQCIVCVNYVLSEIEKNDVVFSMDQTESLFKPHLLTMKTAYDSGIPATEKSDFLFTKLKEEPEELAQLAPTPGDAIISLDFGTQKFEEAPAFTNAVLIPNKAWPVEVKSHPAQGETLTIPSFTMPQIAPGSSTPSASSNSSCSTPSSPGDYYSSVNEDLKIEVIEKLFAMDTESKSQCTSQTDFSELDLETLAPYIPMDGEDFQLSPICQEEHPLSESAQNTQQSLSSMSTIFQPLTPTSQNQFLPEKYCPQLANEKMNSGHGSLSSVFFNNMSRSSLPPHHDQASTPLSSMGGRPNIQWPPDPPLEYVPAKWRLMDKYSGSLSSSPSGPPITSQRVPIYKKRPLDAFGQRGIDVNPARLALSNSLKLKRQLDYEEQALQQLSGGDPSVINPSHLMWKRMKFLKGENCSLVTEKKSLSTSVLTDEFFCNSRGLSQPMNQLQQQQQHQPTCESLGENLKAGAFPPLFYSSHCHDYSVQPAHKASGMTSRLLGPSFEPYLLPELTRYDCEVNVPVLGSSMLLQGSELLRALDQAT; encoded by the exons tatgtGCTGACAATGAGAATGAACTAGAGGCAGACCAGCAGATGGACAACTTGTACCTGAAAGCTTTGGAGGGATTTATTGCCGTGGTGACACAGGATGGAGACATGATCTTTCTGTCAGAGAATGTCAACAAATATATGGGTCTTACCCAG GTGGAACTCACTGGACACAGCATTTTTGACTTCACTCATCCATGTGACCATGAAGAAATTCGAGAGAATCTGAGTCTGAAAAATG GTCCAGGCTtcggaaagaaaagcaaagagacGTCAACTGAGCGGGACTTCTTCATGAGGATGAAATGCACTGTTACCAACAGAGGCAGAACTGTTAACCTCAAGTCTGCTACATGGAAG GTTTTGCACTGCACTGGACAAGTTAAAGTATATAACACTTGCCCTCCTCACACTCTGTGTGGGTATAAGGAGCCTCTTCTCACCTGCCTTATAATAATGTGTGAGCCTATTCAGCACCCTTCAAACATCGATATCCCCCTGGACAGCAAGACCTTCCTGAGTCGCCATAGCATGGACATGAAATTCACCTACTGTGATGACAG AATAACAGAGTTGATTGGATACCatccagaggagctgctgggtcGTTCAGCATATGAGTTCTACCATGCCTTGGATTCAGAGAGTATGACCAAGAGTCATCAGAACC TGTGTACAAAAGGTCAAGTAGTGACGGGCCAGTACCGTATGCTTGCCAAGCACGGGGGATACGTATGGCTGGAGACCCAAGGAACTGTGATTTACAACACCCGAAACCTACAGCCCCAGTGCATCGTCTGCGTCAACTACGTGCTGAG TGAAATTGAGAAGAACGATGTTGTGTTCTCCATGGACCAAACAGAATCACTCTTCAAGCCTCACCTGCTGACAATGAAGACTGCCTATGACAGCGGCATCCCTGCGACAGAGAAGAGTGACTTCTTGTTTACTAAGCTAAAGGAAGAACCAGAGGAACTTGCTCAGCTGGCACCAACACCTGGTGATGCCATtatttccctggattttg GAACACAGAAGTTTGAGGAAGCCCCTGCCTTCACCAATGCTGTTTTGATACCAAACAAAGCATGGCCAGTGGAAGTGAAAAGCCACCCTGCTCAAGGTGAAACACTGACAATACCATCCTTTACAATGCCTCAGATTGCACCTGGCAGCAGTACTCCAAGTGCAAGCAGCAACAGTAGCTGTTCCACG cccagcagcccaggaGATTATTACAGTTCTGTGAATGAAGATCTTAAGATCGAGGTGATTGAAAAACTTTTTGCCATGGACACTGAATCAAAAAGTCAGTGCACCTCCCAG ACTGACTTTAGTGAACTGGACCTTGAAACCTTGGCTCCTTACATTCCTATGGATGGAGAAGATTTCCAGCTCAGCCCCATCTGCCAAGAAGAACATCCTCTCTCTGAAAGTGCACAAAATACCCAGCAGAGTCTAAGTAGCATGAGTACCATCTTCCAACCCCTCACTCCTACTTCACAGAATCAGTTCCTCCCAGAGAAATATTGCCCACAGCtagcaaatgaaaaaatgaactcTGGTCATGGGTCCCTATCATCAGTGTTCTTCAACAATATGAGTAGGTCATCACTGCCACCACACCATGACCAAGCCAGCACTCCCCTGTCTTCGATGGGAGGAAGACCAAACATCCAGTGGCCACCTGATCCCCCATTAGAATATGTTCCTGCAAAATGGAGACTCATGGATAAATACTCAGGATCCCTATCAAGTTCCCCCTCGGGGCCACCAATAACTTCCCAGAGGGTGCCCATATATAAAAAAAG GCCCCTGGATGCTTTTGGACAACGAGGCATAGATGTAAACCCAGCAAGACTTGCTCTGTCCAACAGTTTGAAACTGAAGCGACAGCTGGATTATGAAGAACAAGCTTTGCAACAACTGAGTGGG GGAGATCCATCTGTCATTAACCCATCTCACTTAATGTGGAAGAGAATGAAATTTCTCAAGGGGGAAAACTGTTCCTTGGTTACAGAAAAGAAGTCTCTCAGCACAAGTGTTCTTACTG ATGAATTTTTCTGTAACTCGAGAGGTCTGAGCCAACCAATGAATCaactgcagcaacagcagcagcatcaacCCACCTGTGAAAGTCTGGGTGAGAATTTGAAAGCAGGAGCATTTCCCCCTCTGTTTTACAGCTCCCATTGTCACGACTACAGTGTCCAGCCAGCTCATAAAGCATCAG GTATGACGAGTCGCCTGCTGGGGCCCTCCTTTGAACCCTACTTGTTGCCTGAGCTGACGAGATATGACTGTGAGGTGAACGTGCCTGTGTTGGGCAGCTCgatgctgctgcagggcagcgAACTGCTCCGAGCACTGGACCAGGCGACCTGA